A segment of the Candidatus Doudnabacteria bacterium genome:
GGCGGTATTCGCCAATGTGTTTTTCGATAAAACCGACCAACTCCAGGGATTCAGCATGTACACCGACGCTCCCGTTCTCGATCCGGGAAGTATCCAGCAACAATTTTACCAGTGCATTGGAGCGTTGAACCGAATAAAGAATATCATTGAGATATTCTTTACCTTTGTCCGTTAATTTTTCTTTTTTCATGATCAGCTCGATCAGCCACCTTATGCCCGTAAGCGGTGTGCGCAATTGGTGTGATGCGAGCGAAACGAATTCAGTTTTGGCGCGGTCGATCTCTTTTTCGCGGGTTATATCCCGGAAGATGTTTATTGCTCCTATGACTTTGCCGCCAAGGACTATGGGAGACACGGTTCTTGATACAGGGAATTTTGTCCCGTCCTTTCTTATGTAATAAAAGGAAGTTGTTATAGTTGTGGTCGTGGTTGCGGCCGTTGTCAGAGCGGCATGTATAGCCCCTTCCTCAGCTGACAGCGGATTGCCCTTCTCGTCCTCGCGAATCAGGATCTCATACCATTGCTTGCCGATCGATTCGGAGCTGTTATAGCCGAGCATCTGTTCGGCCGTGTGGTTCATAAAAATGATCTTCCCTTTCTCATCAAGCGCTATCAGCCCGTCGCCGACCGAAAGCAAGATCGCCTCTTCTTTGGCTTTTGCCTGCGCTAGCTTTTCCGCCTCAGCCTGAAGATCTTCGTAGACATTCCGCGCGGCTATCTTTGCGTTTTCCAGATCTTTCTCCACCCGTTTCCTGGTAGAGATATTTTGAAATGAAGCTGCGCCTATAATACCTACCGCTATGAGAAGAGAGGAGGTGGTCAGCCCGTCCAGTGGAGTTGCATATAAACTTTTTGCAGAAACAGCTGCTGCTTGAGGGACCTGAATTGATCCTGTTAACGGGAATTTAACCGTTTGGGATAAAGCGGTCTGGGGTAAACTTTGGTTGGATGGAGGCAGCAATAGAAAATAGATCTCAGCTCCAAGGATCACAAAAAAAATTAAGATCAGAATCAAATTGAATAAATATGCAGTTTTTTTTTGAGTCTTCTGTTGCCTGCTTTTTTTGGTTAAAAAGAAAAAAATAAAAAGTGCTAACAATGCACCTGATAAGATGCTCCATACTATGATCTTTATATCGGAATTCACCGTAATAGAGTTCATTTGTCAGCGATTTTTTTGATTACCATCGCCGTTTTTGATTTGTTTTTTCAGGTCATCGATTTCTTTTTTGAGCTCCACCATTTTCAGTTCCCTGCCGATCATGCTTTTATTCACTGATTCCAATTCTGTTACTCTGCTGAGCAGTTCTTTTGCGCGCTCGGCGATCTTGACCTCGAGGCTTTTGGTATATTCGGCTAATTTACCCTCAAGCCCTTTTCTGGTGGTGATGTCTTCCATGGCCAGGATGATCAGTTGCACAGTGTCTATTTGTTTGGCATTGAGCAGTATAGTTTTTTCACCGATGGTTTCGAAAGTATGCGTGACGCCGTAATCCCTGACCATTTTTTTCTCCGGCAGAATTTCTTCCAGCAGGCTCTTCAGTTCAGGAATATTCCACTGGCCGTTCCCCAGTTTATAAAGAAGAATATTTTCCGTTTCTTGGGGCGAAACCTGAAAGGTTTCATAGAAAGTCGGATTCGCTTCAACCACGCGAAGATCAGCGTCAAGAATTAAGAACGACTCTCTGGCAACGTCTACCAAAGTTTTCATATAATGCAAAGCTTCCTGTTGTGATTCTTTGATCTCCTGCTTTGATTCTGTTAACTGCGCTTCTGATTCTTTTATTTTCTCTTCCGATTCTGTTATATTCTGCTTTGATTCTGTTAACTGCGCTTCTGATTTTTTTATTTTTTGTTTCGATTCTTTTACATCCTGCTTTGATTCTCTAATGTCCTCTTCGGATTCTCTTACTCCCAGTTTTGATTCTTTTAACTCCGCTTCCGATTCTTTTAATGTATCTGATTTTTTTGTGTCGTCGTTCATATTTTTGATCCCCCCAGTTAGTTTTAAGATTTTTAAGCTAAAATTAGTTTAATATTCCCTACGGTATAAAATCAGAATAGTTAAATTTTACCCCAATGTCAATAAACGCCAGTAAATCACTATATATCCGGCCAAAAATATTATAAATTGAGCGGGGTTTAATAATAAGGGCTTCGCAAAAGCCGCGAAGCCCCGAGTCCCAGCAGGACGCGTAACAGTCAGTACTTTTTTTTGTCCTTGTCGTGATCTTTGTCTTTGTGTTCGTCCTTGTGGTCTTTATCGTGATCCTTATGATCCTTGTCCTTGTGGTGATCACGATCGTGGTCCTTGTCGTGGTGATGATGGTGGTGCTTCTTGGGCGGCACTTCGCACTTTTCCACCGGCGGGAAAGTGGAACCCTTTGAGCAGACGGCGACATGGTTCGTGTCCATCGTCACCGCTGCCGTGAGGGCTATCACACTGCCGGAAACATTGACGCCGGTCGTCAGGGTGACGCTCGCCAGTGCCAGAATGTTTCCCGCAAATTGCGTGCCGGTTCCGAGGGTAGCGGAGCTTCCGATCTGCCAAAAGACATTTCCGCAATTCGTTGCATCCATCATGACAACGTGCGAGTTGCTTGCGGTTGTCAGCGTGCTTGCGATCTGGAAAACCCAGGGACCGGACCCGGTCAGAACGAGCGTTCCGGTCAGCTGCGCCGAGGAGTTGAAACAGTACACTCCCGGCGGAAGCGTGAGCGTGCCCAGATCTTGGCCGGTCAGATTATTGACGCTTGGGCAAGGCAACGCTTTTAGCGCGGCGTACGCCAGGTGGGCATCTGCTTGAGCTGTTGCCGCGCGCATGTTGCCCGCGTTTATTGTTCCTCCGACCACGACTCCCGGCGGGAAGCCGGTGATCGAGGTGCCGGGACTGACCCCGAGATCACCGGTGACGACGCTCGCGCCGGTGTTGGTGACCGTCGTGGCGCCAAGCACGGCGAAGTTCTGCGCCGAACCGAGCGACTGGGCGGATGCCGCGGAAGCGAAGAGAACAATCGCAGCGAGAGGGACAGACACAAACCACCGCATCTTCTTTCGCATACAATCCTCCATGGAAAACCGAGTATAGCTTCATTATAAAATGTTATTTATTCAATTACAAAAGAAAAAAAACGGAACAGGTCCGTTTACGAAAATTATTTCTGAATTCAGGCCATTATAAAATTGATTGACCTAAGAACGAAATTTGCTTATAATTGATAGGATTTTTGTGCAAATTGAATTCATGCACGGGTGGCGAAATGGTACACGCACTACCTTGAGGTGGTAGCGCCCGCAAGGGCTTGGAGGTTCGAGTCCTCTCCCGTGCACCACGGGCGGTTAGCTCAGTGGTAGAGCGTCTCGTTTACACCGAGAAGGCCGTAGGTCCGATCCCTACACCGCCCACCAATAAGATTTGGTATAATAGGATTTCTAAGACCAAAAAATTGAGTCGCAGTCCCGATTTATCGGGACGAGAACAATTTTTTTGAGGACGCCTCGGTAGCTCATTGGTAGAGCGCAGCCCTGAAGAGGCTGGCGTAGTCAGTTCGATTCTGACCCGAGGCACCAAAGAATATAAGGAATTACAAAAAATTTGAGTCGCAGGCCGAAGGCCGAGAACAAATTTTTTGAGAGGAGCGACGACCAGACCGTAGCACTTTTACGGGGTAAAATGCGAAGCGTCTGTCAGTCGCGACGAGCGGGTATGGTTCAGTGGTAGAACATTGCCTTGCCAAGGCAGAGATGCGGGTTCGATTCCCGCTACCCGCTCCAAAAGAAAGTGCTCCATATGAGGTGATGGAGTTTTTTTTTGGAATCGAACGGGCAGAAGCGAGACGAGGCATCAGCCGAAGTCGAGCGTCGATGAAAGCGAGCAAGCGCAGCTTTCAGCGCTGCCCCGGGCAAGGCGCATTAGCGCCGCGGAATTCCCGCTACCCGCTCCAAAGAAAAAATCCGACCATAATGTCGGATTTTTTCTTTGCTAAACTTTCCTGTCGCGGCCCACGATTATTTTCAATGCCTTGGGCAGGATCTCTATCACCGCAGGTGTTTTGGCGATGACGCGGCTCCCGACGCGCAGGGGCAAGCCGGTGGGCGTCAGGACTTCTATTTTATTGGCGTGGATGACCGACGCTTCGGGAATTTCCTGATAATCGCCTGTGAGAATTTGCTTGCGGTACCGGAAAGTTTTGGATTTGGACAGTTTGGGTAAAAGCAATACTTCGGCGCTGCCTTTGGCGTCATGGTTATTTGTGATTATTCCGCTGACCACTTTTGTGCTGGCCTGGTATTGTCCGTTCACCGAGAATTTAACTTCAAACGCAGGAAGATTAAAAAGCGAACGGATCAATTTTAAATTGAACAGGCTGCCAAATCCCCCATCCGGATTGATGCTTGGTCCGAACATGAGCTTTGATAAAAAATAATTGCCGTTCACCAGGCCCAGATCCAGTTCTTCTATTCTGCGGCCGCCGATGATCTTGGCCGCGCGCGCGATATCCATGATCCCGAGCATCTGGCCGATCCGGGTCTCAAAGATCGGAATAAAACCCACTACTATTTCCCGATTTTTGATCGCATTGATCACGTCGTGCAGGGTATCGTCATAACCCACGGCGACAATGGTTTTGGCGCCGTGAAAAAAAGCGTTCTCCACCAGCTGATTGATGGTGCGAAGCCCGGTCGAGCGCACGACTTCGCCCGAAACCCGGTACTCAGACAAAGACGAGTACAAAAGGTTTTGTACTCGTTCAAACTCTCTTTGTGAGATTTTCTGCGGGTCAACAATGTAGTAGTACATACTATTCCTGCGCGTCAGCTACAGCTTTCGGCTCCTGCATTTTGCATGCTCCCGAGAAGTAAGCTCCTTCGCGGATGCCCAAAGAACCGCAGCTGATATTGCCGATGACCTTTGCTGTTTCCAAAAGCAGCAATGATTCTTTGACCGTGACATTGCCTTTGACCACCCCGCCTATCACTGCGTTGGCAGCGATGATGTCGGCGTCGATCTGGGCGTTCGGGCCGACGAGCAGATCCTGGGAAGTATGAACTTTACCGGAAACTACACCGTCAATTTTTACGTTGCCGTTTGATTTCAGCTCGCCATCGATCCGCATGGAAGCGGCGACAATTGTTTCCGGATTTTGTTCTTGTCGGGCCATAAAAAGTAAATTTCTAATTACTAATTTCTAATTGACCTAAATAATTAGAAATTAGATCAATTAGACTAATTAGGCCAATTTTTATTTTGCTTCTTTTATCGCCTGAATTTCTTCTTCGGTTAATTTGGATTCAGACAAACCGGCTTTCACGGCTTTGGCATAAATTCTGGTCCCTTCTCGGCCGTGAAGGGACGAGATGACTATTCCCTCGTCTGAAGCATCGAGCAGCGCCAAAGTAAAACTGATATTGCCGCCGGCATCATCAAACGGATTGAAACGCAAAAATCCAACCTTTTGGATATTGGAACGGTTATCTTTGTAAAGCCTGGTCAGGCTTTCATCCAGTTCAGTAAGTTCCTGGTTGATCTTCGTGATGCCGCGGTTCTGGTCGATCAGAATCTGCTCCAGGTCCTTGCCCAGGCCGGAAGAAAAAAACTCCCGGCGAACTCGGTCGAGTTTGGCAAGCTTTAACGCCAGCCAAATGACCGCAATAAGCAAGATGGCGCTTAAAATAGTGCTGATCAAAACTAAATATTGATTGTTCATAATTTGGTGGACTTAGGCAGAATCGAACTGCCGCTTCCACAATGCGAATGTGGCGTCATACCACTAGACCATAAGCCCATGAATTAAAATTTCAGCAAGTGGGAGAAAAACGCGTCAACGCGGCCGGTCGAACGATTGAAAAAATATAAACCGAGCAAAAGGGCCAGGAAGATCAGGTTCATCGTTACGACAAAGATCAGGTCCCGGCGCACTTGGCGATATTCTTCTTCCTCATTTCTTACTAAAACAGGATTATTTTTTATCATAAAAGTAGCTTGATTATATAGGTAATCGATAATTTTCTCAACCCTCAATATCGCGCATTTATTTTGATCAAATTTTACAAACCGTTGATGGTCCGCTCAATGCGGGCTTGCGCTTCGCGCAGGTCCTGCTTGAGTTTGTTGCGCTCATCCTGTTCGCCTTGCAAACTCTCAGGCGGAGAATCATAGTGGCGGTCTATCGTGTCTTTTATGATTCCCAGGACATCATCGCGCATGTTTTGCAAATATTTCATTGCTTCCAAATGTTTATCCTTGGCTTCTTGTATTTCATCTGCCATAAATTTTTGTTAATTATTTTTTAATTGATTTTTTTAGCTCTTCTCTTGCCACTTCTCTGTCGTCCCAGGGAATATAACCGTTTTTGACAGCCATTGTTTGCTCAGCCCCCTTGCCCGTGATGAGTACCAGATCATTTTGACCGGCGAGACTGAACGCTTTGGCGATCGCTTCCCGCCTGTCTGTAATTTTGAAAAGATCTTCATTCAGTTTTTTTCCTTTTTCAATGCAGCCTGTTGCGACTTCATTAATAATTTTTTCGGGATTTTCGTCATAAGGATCATCCGTGGTCAGAATAACCATGTCAGCACCGGCTGCCAGTCTGCCAAGAATCGGCCGGCGGGCTTTGTCCCGTCCTCCGCCTGTTCCACCCAGGACGTGAATGATTTTTCCATGCGCCCAGTTGTTAATCGTAGCATAAAGCTGGCGAAGAGCTTCCGGTTCATAAGCGTAATCAACCAGGACGCGGAAATTTTGGCCTTCATCTATCAGTTCCACCCGGCCGGGAATGTTCGGGATCTTTTCCAGCGCTTTTTTTGCAACAGTTATATCCACGTCAGAGCCGATCGCTGTAGCAATTGCCGCTAAGGCATTATAGAAGTCAAAAACTCCTTTTAAGTGAAGGCTAAAATCAGTATCCCATGCCTTAAATCTTATCCCCTGCTCTGAAGCTGACAAATCCGTGCCTCTGACTCGGGCTGTCGGATTTTTTCCATAGGTAATAATTTTATCAACCTTGAAATTCGTAAATTCCGCCTCGTATCGGTCATCCGCGTTGATAACTATCCCCTTCGGAATTTTTTCTTCGTTGATGATTTTGTAAGGCGACCTTTCCAGATGCCGAAAATATTCCAGCTTCGCGTTTTTGTAATTTTCAAATCCCTTATGAGCTTCGATATGCTCCGGCGTCAGGTTCGTGAACACCATGGCGTCATAGTGTATGCCGATATGGCGGTGTTGCATGATGCCTTCGGATGAAGATTCAATGATCGCAAACCGGCAGCCGGCTTTTACCCCGTCTGATAAAAGTTTTTGCAAAAAAAATCTTCCCGGCATGGTGATCTTTTTTGGGTTTAACCATTCTCTGTCCGCAATTTTGAGGCTCACGGTTGATGATACGGCCGTTTTGAACCCGGCTTCTTCCAGAATTTTGGATATCAAATTGGCAGTGGTTGATTTGCCGTTCGTGCCGGTCACTCCGATAACGATCAATTTTTCCGAAGGCCGGCCGTAAATAAAATTCGCCAGATGTGCGAGCGACAAATGATACCAGTTCAGCAAAAAGTCCGGAGTAAATTTTTTAATCAGGTTTTTGAGCATATATATTCGGCAAAGCGGCAATTAATCCCAATACCGTGAAAAACATCAGCCTCCCCTGCTGTATTGTAACAAAATAATGATCGAACAGGCTCATAAATAAAAATAAGATTCCCAGGACCGCAAAAGTAAATGTCAGTGTTTCCCATGAAACATTTTTTAGCCTTGAAAATATTTCAAACAGGATCAGAATGAATAATCCCAACCCAAGTATTCCGAGTTCTGCCGCAATAAAGATGAAAATATTATGAGCCGGCTGATATTGCCAGGCATCAAGTTTGTTTGCGGCTTCCAATGCGGGAATATAGTTCCCCACCCCGACCCCAAACAATGGATGATGGCTGAACAATTCTAAACCCAACCGGTCAAAGAAGGCTCTGTCAGTAATACTGGCTGAATTAGTATCTGAAACCCGTGCCTTAAGCGTATTTGGCATCAAGATAAGTATCGTTGCACATGAAACAATTACCGGAACAAGAATTAAGGCCATGAGTTCTCTTCTATTAACTTTGAGGTAATAGAAGAGGAAGCTTATGGTTGCGATCGTTCCCCCAACCCAGGCTAATCTTGAGAAACTAGCGAATAGGCCTAACATTATTATAAGTAAGCCCACTGAAATTAGGGATTTTTGTCTCTTTGTTGCATGTGAAACAATAAAAAGACCGGATATCAGCCCAAAAACAAGAAAAGCACCTAAAATGTTCGGATGCGGCATAGTTCCATAAGCCCGGATCAGTTTTTGGCTCCCAACTTGGATTGTTGCAAGCCCGGAAGTTCCAAGTGGGGCAATATATTCTCCCAAAAACCCAAGACCTAGAGAATGTTGCACGTGGAACTGAATTAAACCCAATATGCTTTGAAAGACTGCAGCGAGAAAAGTGATCCAAAAAACTGTTAGGAACTGAACCTGAGTTTTTAAGACTTGGGAAACATATAGGATTATCAGAAGTAGTTCAGACCATTTTAAAGCGTTATATAAGCCTAAATCTAATCGTTTCATATGGAACAAGCTTAGCAAAATTAGGGTAAAAAAGGCTAATATAAGCCATAATAACCCATTTTTTGTAATCTTTGGTTGATCAAAGAGAAACCAGGCTATGAAACACACGATTAACAGAAGATCTGAAAGATAAACAAACAAAGCCAGATGATAGTTAAAATACCAACCTATATATGCCTGCTCCGGTTTGTAAAGAATTCTGGTTTGGATAGGAATAAAAAAAAGGAAAACATAGAACAAGAGCTCGTGAATTGGCTTATTTATTGTAGTATTTATAAATTGTTTCACGTGAAACATATATTATTTTGTTGTATATATAAGAATTATACATTTAAAAGAGGATTTGCATGTTATAGATTATTTTTCCTCTTGAAATGCCGGGCAAGACGTGTTAATAATTAATTACTTTCAATAGAAAGGGGGGATTGGTAGTGGCATCCGATGTAGCTCGCAAGAACAAGCTCATCAAACAGGGTCGTTTGCTCCGTGATCAGCCGGAAAAAGCCGAGATGACGCTTGGCGAGTGGTTTGCAGAATACGAAATACTCAGTGAAGAAGGAGAATTTTTGGAGGAGCAGGCCGCAATCGTGAAGAGACTGGCAAGCGTACTTACTTCCGTGCAGCTCGCCCGGCAGTCCAGAGAATCGAACGCAGCATCTGCTTGAGGTGTCGTCGATGCCCACCCGCGTTTTAGAAAAAAGGCTAGTGTTCGTCTTGTGATGCAAAGTTGTTGCCCCCCAGCAGCATACAAACCATCATGACACTAGCCTTTCGTCGCGTCAGGACGCTCGGGCATTGCAAAAAAAGACGTCCGCTGAAGCGGACTAAGGCTCACCGCATTGGAAAGCGGTTCGCAATTCTTTTTTCTGCAACACCCTCGCTGAAGGAATAATGGAAAAATAAAAAACGCCTGAGCGTTTTTATTGGTCGGGGTGCTGGGAATTGAACCCAGTCTACACGCACCCGAAGCGTGCGTACTACCGGTATACGACACCCCGTTTCATGATGTTTAACAATATACTATACTTTTTGTATGAAAAAGGGAATTGATTTTATCGGAGTCGCAGTAGTTTATTTTTGCCATGACGGCAAAGGAAATGTTTTGATGGGAAAAAGAAGCAAGCAGGCACGGGATGAAAATGGCAGATGGGATATCGGCGGCGGGGGCGTGGAGTTTGGTGAAACAGTTGAAGGCACTTTGAAAAAAGAGATCAAGGAAGAATACAGTGCCGATGTTCTAAGTTTTGAATTTTTGGGGTTTCGCGATGTGCACCGAGCGCATGATGGGCAAAAAACGCATTGGCTTGCGCTTGATTATAAAGTTTTGATAAATCCTTTGAATGTAAAAATAGGAGAGCCGCATAAGTTTGACGACCTGAAATGGTTTACGCTGGAAAATTTGCCTGAACCCGTGCACTCCCAATTTCCTGAGTTCCTTGAAAAATACAAAGAAAAGTTGAAATAAAAAACCGCAGGAGATTAGTCGTGCGGCGGCTTCTTAAAAGCCTTGATCCTGTGTCTAGCTGAATTTATACCTGCCCTACTTTATGGCTGTGGCGATGTTTTTCGAGGATCGTTTCCATGCCTCAAGAGCATCTTTGTACAACCAAACGTCTGCGTACCAAGTAAGCGATATTTTACGAAAGTCTGAGGGGACTGGCATGGAAGGGATGTTGATGACTATCTGGCTCGAGCCCTCGGCCTTCCTTAACTTCACTGATTCGGCGATGGTTTTCACGGACTGTTCCCATGCCTCAAGAGCATCTTTGTATTCCCAGACGTTAATCGCCCAGCAATCACTCATGTCACGAAAGTCTGACGGATCAGGCATAGGAGGCAGATTGATGCTGATCGGCAAATTTATGTTCATGTAAACCTCAACTCCTTGTTGAGTTATGGAAATTGCAATTGTTTGCCTCGAGTTTCCTCCCTGATATTGATTTTTAAGCTTATATCAATTTATTTTTTGTGTCAATCAGTAAAAAGCAAACAAAAAAGACCTCTTGAAATATTCCAGAAGTCTTTTTTGGTGGACCCTACCGGGCTCGAACCGGTCACCTCTTCCATGCCATGGAAGCGCTCTACCAAATGAGCTAAGGGCCCATGGTGCCCTCGGAGGGAATCGAACCCCCATTTTATCCTTAGGACGGATCTGTTCTATCCATTGAACTACGAAGGCGACTCCAACTGCAACTTATTTTACTGATTTTATTGGTTATTGTAAAGATTGATTAGATTACATAAATCTGTTAATTTGATACCAGATAATTAACTATTATTTTATGGATAAAGTAGTTCACTTTGAGATCCCGTTTGACGACAAAGATAGGGCAATGAAATTCTATAAAGAAAATTTTGGATGGGAACTGAATGACTTGGGTGCGAAAATGGGTAACTATGTTTTGGCGCATACGGCCAAAACAGATAAGGACAATATGGTAGAAGACAAGGGCGCGATCAATGGCGGCATGTTCCAGAGAAGCGCGACAGCGCATGCGCCTGCAATTGTGATCAGTGTGGATTCAATTGATGAGACGATCAAGAAAGTGGAAAGCGCAGGCGGCAGTGTAGTCTCGCCTAAGATGCCTATTCCAAATGGTTCATTCGCACGGGTTAAAGACAGCGAGGGGAATGTCATCGGAATAATCGATAAATCAAAATAAAACAGTATATGGGAGAAAATAAAGAAGCCCAACAACCGCCTCGGGATATTACGCAGGAATACTTGAACAGTTCTCCTGAGGAGTTTAAGGTTTTTCTAAATTCCTTAAAAGACCAACCGGCAACAATTGAGATTACTCCCTCGGAAGTCACTCCTGATATCGTCAATTTTTTAATTGATCCGAAACACAAGCTAAAATTAAAAGGGACTCCTGAAGAATTGGAGCAATTTAAACAGGATTTCCCAGGTCTCGCGCGACTGATGGAATTTTAGTAAAATGAAATTTCCGACATACAAAAACGAAACACAAAAAATGGAAGAGGGTTTTGCTTTGGTTGCCGGATGCGATGAAGTCGGGATCGCGCCTTTGGCCGGCCCTGTGGTTGCCGCCACTGT
Coding sequences within it:
- a CDS encoding ATP-binding protein, giving the protein MILILIFFVILGAEIYFLLLPPSNQSLPQTALSQTVKFPLTGSIQVPQAAAVSAKSLYATPLDGLTTSSLLIAVGIIGAASFQNISTRKRVEKDLENAKIAARNVYEDLQAEAEKLAQAKAKEEAILLSVGDGLIALDEKGKIIFMNHTAEQMLGYNSSESIGKQWYEILIREDEKGNPLSAEEGAIHAALTTAATTTTTITTSFYYIRKDGTKFPVSRTVSPIVLGGKVIGAINIFRDITREKEIDRAKTEFVSLASHQLRTPLTGIRWLIELIMKKEKLTDKGKEYLNDILYSVQRSNALVKLLLDTSRIENGSVGVHAESLELVGFIEKHIGEYRLLSEKKKLSLKFTPHPEEITIVTDMNLLEYILQNLVTNAIDYTPPAGKIDILLEKKENSVILQVKDSGIGIPKKDQEHLFEKFMRASNAVVTKTDGTGLGLYIAREAAKLLGGKIWVESPTLPEEKGTTFFVELPLISPSKAGGSGLAYVKNLK
- a CDS encoding PAS domain-containing protein: MNDDTKKSDTLKESEAELKESKLGVRESEEDIRESKQDVKESKQKIKKSEAQLTESKQNITESEEKIKESEAQLTESKQEIKESQQEALHYMKTLVDVARESFLILDADLRVVEANPTFYETFQVSPQETENILLYKLGNGQWNIPELKSLLEEILPEKKMVRDYGVTHTFETIGEKTILLNAKQIDTVQLIILAMEDITTRKGLEGKLAEYTKSLEVKIAERAKELLSRVTELESVNKSMIGRELKMVELKKEIDDLKKQIKNGDGNQKNR
- a CDS encoding ice-binding family protein — protein: MSVPLAAIVLFASAASAQSLGSAQNFAVLGATTVTNTGASVVTGDLGVSPGTSITGFPPGVVVGGTINAGNMRAATAQADAHLAYAALKALPCPSVNNLTGQDLGTLTLPPGVYCFNSSAQLTGTLVLTGSGPWVFQIASTLTTASNSHVVMMDATNCGNVFWQIGSSATLGTGTQFAGNILALASVTLTTGVNVSGSVIALTAAVTMDTNHVAVCSKGSTFPPVEKCEVPPKKHHHHHHDKDHDRDHHKDKDHKDHDKDHKDEHKDKDHDKDKKKY
- a CDS encoding polymer-forming cytoskeletal protein, with amino-acid sequence MARQEQNPETIVAASMRIDGELKSNGNVKIDGVVSGKVHTSQDLLVGPNAQIDADIIAANAVIGGVVKGNVTVKESLLLLETAKVIGNISCGSLGIREGAYFSGACKMQEPKAVADAQE
- a CDS encoding DUF4446 family protein encodes the protein MNNQYLVLISTILSAILLIAVIWLALKLAKLDRVRREFFSSGLGKDLEQILIDQNRGITKINQELTELDESLTRLYKDNRSNIQKVGFLRFNPFDDAGGNISFTLALLDASDEGIVISSLHGREGTRIYAKAVKAGLSESKLTEEEIQAIKEAK
- a CDS encoding UDP-N-acetylmuramoyl-L-alanyl-D-glutamate--2,6-diaminopimelate ligase, whose product is MLKNLIKKFTPDFLLNWYHLSLAHLANFIYGRPSEKLIVIGVTGTNGKSTTANLISKILEEAGFKTAVSSTVSLKIADREWLNPKKITMPGRFFLQKLLSDGVKAGCRFAIIESSSEGIMQHRHIGIHYDAMVFTNLTPEHIEAHKGFENYKNAKLEYFRHLERSPYKIINEEKIPKGIVINADDRYEAEFTNFKVDKIITYGKNPTARVRGTDLSASEQGIRFKAWDTDFSLHLKGVFDFYNALAAIATAIGSDVDITVAKKALEKIPNIPGRVELIDEGQNFRVLVDYAYEPEALRQLYATINNWAHGKIIHVLGGTGGGRDKARRPILGRLAAGADMVILTTDDPYDENPEKIINEVATGCIEKGKKLNEDLFKITDRREAIAKAFSLAGQNDLVLITGKGAEQTMAVKNGYIPWDDREVAREELKKSIKK
- a CDS encoding O-antigen ligase family protein: MKRLDLGLYNALKWSELLLIILYVSQVLKTQVQFLTVFWITFLAAVFQSILGLIQFHVQHSLGLGFLGEYIAPLGTSGLATIQVGSQKLIRAYGTMPHPNILGAFLVFGLISGLFIVSHATKRQKSLISVGLLIIMLGLFASFSRLAWVGGTIATISFLFYYLKVNRRELMALILVPVIVSCATILILMPNTLKARVSDTNSASITDRAFFDRLGLELFSHHPLFGVGVGNYIPALEAANKLDAWQYQPAHNIFIFIAAELGILGLGLFILILFEIFSRLKNVSWETLTFTFAVLGILFLFMSLFDHYFVTIQQGRLMFFTVLGLIAALPNIYAQKPD
- a CDS encoding NUDIX domain-containing protein — its product is MKKGIDFIGVAVVYFCHDGKGNVLMGKRSKQARDENGRWDIGGGGVEFGETVEGTLKKEIKEEYSADVLSFEFLGFRDVHRAHDGQKTHWLALDYKVLINPLNVKIGEPHKFDDLKWFTLENLPEPVHSQFPEFLEKYKEKLK
- a CDS encoding VOC family protein, with amino-acid sequence MDKVVHFEIPFDDKDRAMKFYKENFGWELNDLGAKMGNYVLAHTAKTDKDNMVEDKGAINGGMFQRSATAHAPAIVISVDSIDETIKKVESAGGSVVSPKMPIPNGSFARVKDSEGNVIGIIDKSK